AATGATGACACCGGACACTACTTCCAAacgcgaaaagggttacgccaaggggatccgttatctccgatgttgtttaacatcgtagcggatatgttagcgatactcatagagcgggccaggtctgatggtcaaattgaaggggtgattccacatctagttgatggtggcttatctatccttcaatacgccgatgacacaattctttttatggatcatgatcttgaaaaagctcgaaatctgaaattaattttagcagcttttgagcaattatcgggattgaaaattaacttccataaaagtgaattgttctgcttcggtgatgcccaagatgATGTAGCTCTGTATTCAGAGTTAtttggttgcgggcaaggccaatttccgattcgctatttgggtattccgattcattatcggagacttacaattgcggaatggaaattagtggaagaaagattacaaaaacgcctcagtagttggaaaggtaaactgttgtccctgggtggaagactggtactcattaattcagtactaactaatatggtactgtatatgttatcattcttcatctTACCCAAAGGAATTCTgcacaaactcgattattatcgatccagattcttttggcaaggggacaacgagaaaaagaaatatcgactggttaaatggagtatagtttgtagtcccaaagatcaaggagggcttggagttcatgacctggaggtcaagaactcagcgctattgggtaaatggctttttaagctacttactgaggatgggatttggcaaaatatacttcggagaaagtacatcggctcgaagacattatctcaaatggtttggaaacctggggattcacacttctgggccggtcttatggcgacaaaaaatatcttttttcgacatgggactttctccattaagaatggtgcacagatacggttctgggaagatgcttggctcgacaatgcacccctatgtgaacagtatcccgctttgtatagaattgtgcgtcgccaaggtgataccattgcaactgtaatggctacctcacccccgaatgtgacgttcagacgggttttactaggACAAAGGCTCGTGGCATGGAACAACCTAATTCTGCGGCTTGGAGATATTCAATTATCGCCAGAGCCAGATGAATTTCGATGGAACCTCCACGTAGATGGTTCCTTTTCTGTAAAATCTTTCTACAATGCGATGCTGCtctctgatttaccagttgataataataagaaaatttggaagatgaagataccattaaaaattaaaatttttggatggtatcttcgtcgtggggtGATTCTCACCGaagataatcttgttaagcggaattggcacggaagtacacgatgtgttttttgtcatcatgaCGAAACCATCAATCATTTATTCTTCCGGtgccagtttgcgagatctatatggtcagtcatccaagtagcgtctaccttgtatcccccgactagtgtcgctaatgtctttggcaattggctgcaTGGTATCAATTCAAGGTTTAAAATGCTTCTTaggatgggggcgctagcagttatctgggcgctctggctatgtagaaatgacaagatctttaatgacaaaaattgctctttgttgcaggttatctatagatgcacaggtattctccgttcgtggttacctcttcagcgggaggagaaccgagacctgtttacagaggtctgtacacggttggaggatacggcgagggatactttttccctacatgggtggcagcatagtctacggatagaagCTCCACCTAGCTCTTAGGCGTTATAtaattcatcgttccgatatgtatttcgcctcttTTTGTTTTATGTAACTTTGATCACTTGAGACAaacaaacggctgtgtgcatcctgattatgcagaggctggatgtaattgcttcttgaagtaataaagcatcatTTATCGAAAAAAAGTAGCAGCGGAATCTGCGCTTGATGAGCTCAAGATTGGCGGTGACCTCGAGTGCGGTGATGCAGAGGAATTGGATCGGGTTATTGTACTCGCCGCTCATTACAATGGCGGTGCAGAATCTGCCGCCCCCAAAATAGGCGATGTCGCCAAATCCGGAGGCCATGCCGCAGCGGATGCGGTCGCACCACTCCTTGGGGTAGGCGTTGTCTTCCCAGGTGACCAGGATCACCGGAGGGCTGGCTTCTATGTCGCATGCACACAGGTGTGCAGCGTTGTCACGGAATCCAAACAACAGCTGGGGgccgcctcctccttctcctccggcGGGGGCGAAGACCGCCCGGCCAATGACGGGCAGCATCCACGTCCCCTCTTTGCGCCACTGTCGTGTGGCCATGTCGAAGGAGAAGGTGCCCATCCCGTGCAGGGACACCCAGACACGCGTTCCTGCAACGAAGTAGGCCGTGACCTCGCTGCTGTTGTGGTCCATGAGGTAAGAGCGCGGGCCAGGGAGCTCCAGgaggacgcgccagcaggccgaggagcCTTGAGCGAGGTCGAGGGACTCGAAGTGCGGGCCTGCGCCATGCGGGTAGCGAGACATGGCGAAGAAGGCGCTGTCTCCGACGGGCAGCAGGATGGGTCTGAGCTTGATGGCGCAAAGATCCGGGCCTGGGGAGAGCGAGTTGGAATCGGCGTCGTAGACGATGGTGCGCGTCCTGCTGGTGACGGCAATGATGTTGCTGGTGGCGCCATGGAGGGCGAAATCCATGTTCTCGCAGGGGTCGGCGGCACGCTCGAAGATGGCCAAGGGAGGGGGAAAGAAACGTTGCACCTCGTGATCGGACTCGTCGGGTCTGTCGGAGAATATGTGCTTCATCTTCAAAGTGAAGATGAGAAAAGCCTCCTTTTTCGCATGAAAGACGACCACGGAGACTCGATTCCGGCGGCTCGGCGCCATGGCAGACGAGGTGGATTTGTTTTAGGGACCGGAGTCTATTATAGAGATCAGTCGATACCGCCTCTTAAGGGAGGGCCCCGCTTGTGTTTTCTTATCCGGCCCGGAAACGCTGAACTTCCAAGAGTGTGTTCCTTTTTCCTATTTTTTTGTCAAGAACAATTCGTTAGGTGTTCTTTCCTTCTAGTAGGACTAGGAAacatgcccgcgcgttgcggcggaagAGGAAAAACCAGCTTACTGCCGTGACACGTCTTAGAAACCTCACTTACCTGCCGCTCAACAATGTGTGACATAACTCAGGCAGTGGCAATGGACTTGTAGAAAGGATAAAATTAGAGTGACAATAGCAGTACTAATAACATGAAAGAGGGAAGATTTTGAACTTCAAGTTAGATGTCTAAACTATAAACTCTGAAACGAACTGTAGAAGTTTGAGTTGGAATTGGTCCACGATTATCTGGTATACACCAGGAAACAAATTAAGGGGATGTTTCATAGCCTATGTATACTATTTATGTATCCAAGAATACCAAAACTTGATAGTTCTCCCATAATCCGGTCAAAAAAAATAGTTCTCCCATAAGAAAAcatgcatagaaaaaaaaaacaaatacaTCATGGAGCAAGATTAATATGTAATAACCAGAAGTGCACTGGATGTACCTGGTGCTTTGGGCCACGATGTCCAACAGCTTGCAGCAAATTCCACAACCTAGACCAAGATAGATCAAGTTGTGAATTCAGTTCTTTTGACTTATTTATTCCATCTGCAAATGGCATGAAAGATCACAAGCTTATAGAAAGAAAGCAAGTGTACCTGTGAGAGGGATATAGGTTTTTCAGCATAGAGGAAAGAAATGTCGCTGTTGCCGCTCGTGCTCTACCAAATCTACACAAAGTTTACCCGACGGAAGTACAAAGCAGCAAACAGAGACTAACCTGTATCAGTCTTCATCATGAGGCGCCTCTTTACACGTAAGTGAGCCGTGCCTGAAGGCTTCCACTTGGGCCTGTACCTGAAGCCTTCAGCAAACAGACACCAACCTGTACCATTTGCATGCAGGTTTAACTAACTGAAGCCAGTGCACGAACTAATGTCCAAACTTCCTTACTGATTGTCATTTACAGTTCGTTTTCTCTATTCTAGAGTTGAGATTCTGATCGATGTCTTACCGAAAACTCTTGAACTTTAATGAAAATTTAATTACCAAGGGGCAAGGTCTGGAATGGATACATCGGACAAGTATGTCTTGATTCAACGCAAAGTTCTGCGTCGAAATTATGGATTGCCACGAAGAAAGAGATGATGTAGTGGCCGTAAAGTAAGGCCACACACTGAAAACTTCTTGCATCTGAACTTCCGTCAAACCACTGATGGAGCCTGGATAGAGCACAAGCTACAAAGCATACAGGCCAGGTATCACTATCAGATATCATAATTCGTGTGGCTCTGAACCCTCTCCACAAACTTAGTAAGGGGTAGCTTGCAGTACATATTAATGGAATTGAATTTGCGTAGCGTAAGATTATATAGTTGATGGATTCTAGAGCCTGGTAGGCATCACCGTATCACTGCAAAAGTGAAGCAGTTACATGGGGCATTTTCACAACTCAAGAATTATATATTTCTATGCCACGGACTACTAAGATTTTCAAACATGCAACCAAAGCAGAACAAATGCATCTACAAGGGAAGAATATTGGGCAAAGCGAGAAGAAACCATACGGGCTGAAGCCGCAGGACCAGCCCTGGTGTCCGCTTCTCCCCCTCCATGGCATACACGATGTTGGGCTGCAGCTTGTCTCCCCATGGCGAGGTTGAAGCAGAGAAACCCTTCCACCTGCGGGCGGTGCTTCTCCCCCTCTGCGGTGACATCCCAGCGTCCTGCTCCCTGCCCCACATTTGACCGCCATCACAGCGTCCTCCTCCTGCACCACATCTGAGATCCCGACCGGAGCTCTTGGCTTCCTCATCAATTCCTGGCCTACGGGATACTGCACCATCCAGCACCACCTGATGTTTCCCTATGGCTGACGGACGGTAAGCTAGCATCTCGAATCGCGCCGCGGCTCCTTCATCCCTCTTTCCATGCGCACGGCGGCGACGACGACCGagaaggcggcggcggctaggaatTAAATCCACGGACACGTGCTAGTTATTAAAAGGGAACCACACGACCAAATCAATAGGGGAATCGCCGCGCAGGACAAATTTCGATCGGAATCACCGTAGCCTAGTTCGGGAGGGCAGTCGGCGGTTTTTGGAGATCGTAGGCTATCGGGTCGGAGGCTCGGAGCTCGGAGGCAGGAGTCACTGGAGTTATGCTTCGATTGAGAAAATTGGACCAAgcccagcgagcgacgaaggaaCCCAACGAACCATTTTTCACTTTTGCGGTGGCAGCTGCCTGTAATTTCCATTGAAACATAAGGGCAAATCTAAAACGGACGAAAAAAGaggggagaaaccttccttcctttattagtaggtatagatagatagattttcGTTTGAACTATCAGAAGAAGGACTCAGGCCGTCTATATGCTAGCTATGTTCGTACCGTACATATTATACCATCTTTACTAGAGTAGCTGAATACCTAGTATGTTGCTACCAAACAATGCTAAAATACTTTGAGAAATCATGAAAATGAGCATTATATCATCTAGACGTTTACTGACACATAAGACACCATTTTCACACACATTCACATGATAACTGTAAATTAAGACCTTATTTGCTAGAAATTTGAAATCATGACTTTACCATATGCACAAATTGACgcatattttgtatggtattaatGTATAAATATACAGATATTAGACGCATGTTTGGTTCAGAATGTTATTAGGAAGATAAACATAATCCAAAAGTCCAAAAGAAATTTAATAGTACCTCTATCCATAAAGGATTTCTCAAATTTATCTAATTTTAAATATATGTTGATACTCTTTAGTGTATAGATATATTCGAATTTAGAAAAATCTCCAACATTATTTTATGAACAAAGGGAGTACATGATTTAGAGTTACATGCTATCCATAGGCTGGTAATAATTATTGAGTACGAAAAACATATCACTAATCTCCCTGTTTAATATGAGATTTTCGGTTAAAAAAAGAAGTACGAGATTTAAAAAATAAACGCATCTAGACATTATTCACTGTGAAGTTCACTCATTTCGTTCTGTACTTAATACTACCTAGCTCTATTCATAAAGGATGTTcgcaagtttgtctaaatttaaatatatgTAGATACTCTTTAGAgtatagatacatctgaatttagacaaatctccgATATTCTTTTATGAACAGAGGAAGTATATGATTTAGACCACTGGTTGGTAATTAGTTGATCAATCTTTAGAGCTAAACTCTACACTCAGATTCAAGTTGGAGGATCAATTGCTCATCTCTAAAATTAAGGACAAGTACATGAACTAAGTGACCAACTCAACTCTACCTTTCTTAAACATAAGATTCAATTAAATGCTTCTTATTATAATTTCATTCAAGTTTATGAGACAAGTATCTAAACCCTAAAGTATGTCGAAACCTCAATTCTAAGGAAATATCTCTTCTTATGAAAGAATAATAAAACCTCTAAGGATCCAATAATCACACTTCCACCAATAATCTTTTGGATACCTTTAATGATCTCCAAGTCCTTGCCATTGACGAGGGTTAACTCCAGCAATTCCCATAAGTATAGATAGGGTTTTTAGGAAAGAGATAGATTTGGTGGTTTCGAAGACTTGTCAGACAAACTAGATATCTGACGAAAAACAGACTGAAGGCTAAATTTGCTGAGATTATACTGGAATTAGGATTTGCAATAATGTGTGATGCTACAAGAGTTTCGATGCCTTCCCTGGTGGCTCCTCCTAGCCCTTATATAGTGGACTAGGTCTTAGAGTCCACACTCGGGTCGGTTACAATGATCTATGTCGTTTTACCTGACATGGCTGATATTTGTCTATTTTGTATAGTATATATTCTTGGACTCTTATTGGGCTTCATGGGCCTTGTATACTCCTTCATGAATCCGCACCAGGGTTGGTCACGTTGAGTATCTAATATGGTATACTCATGTCACAAGTGAAGACATTCTCAAACTAGGCAATTAAATGTTAAGCTAAATGTTATAAATTATTCCTTGGAAAATAATACAAAGTAGAATCCTACCTAGCTATTAAAACAAGCCTTTTGGAAAATAACTTGAACCCTCCAATGTTAAGAATTCAAAATCACACCTATTTTAAATATTTTGTAGTAACCAAAAATAGCACTCACATGTTTTAATATAATACTAAAGATACCCAAGCCATGGTTTGGTTTTTAAAGAACTTTTCAACCTCTATTCATTCGAAATCAAAGTTAAATAATCTAATATAAGGGTAGGATAGACAAGCTGGGGAGTGGCCAATCCAAGTTAATTGAGTAGGACCTCTTGCCCATTTTGCTAACTCATGAGCTACACTATTTGATTCCGTATGTATATGTTTCAAACTATATTTTGATCAAATCACATGCTAGATCGTAATAGTCATTGAAGATCCCAGCCACTACTCCATGACTGGTGGGCCCATTTTCCATAGTCTCAATTACTCACATGCAGTCTCGGTTCATGATGTCATGATTGCATCCAATAGATTGGGCTAACTCCAGACCATATTTCGAAGAGATAATCTCAGCCGTCAACACATCAAAAGTGTGATGAATCCCCGTATTGCATACAACCATAAAACGCCTTGAGGTATCGCAGATAATAACACATGCATCAACTATCTAAAAGTGTGATTAACCCCCGTATTGCAATAGCATTGATCCTACATGCATCAACTATCTAAAATGTATGGTCAATAAGCTCTCCATCCATTGATTGATAATTGGGTTTATTTACTTATTCACTCTAGTAAGGAGAGAGTGACCCTATTGGTGAAACTTTGCATGATAAGTTGTTTGGGATCCACTCGTCCTCCCAAACATTGATAGATCTCCCATCTCCAACTCATCATAAGTGGACTTTCTTCCATATTTGAATACCTGACCATACGCCTTTTCATATAAAAGGACACTCTTTCGTCAATTCTGCATTTAGTAGATCACATGAGGGAAAGTACTTTGCTGGAAGAACCCTAGCACACAATGAATAATATTCTTGAACAAGATGGCATGCTTGTTTTGCAAGGAGGGTAAGATTAAGAAATGGATATCACGGAAGCCCACGCATCCTTTCTTCTTCAGAACACATATTTTTCACCAGCATAGCAAGTGCATCTTATTCGTGGTTTCTTTATATATTTGTTTTGGAATCTGAAAACCAACATTGCATATGTTGCTATAGCTGGTGCAGTTTCTTTTAGGAGCATTTCTTTCTCTTTCATTAATACAAATTTCTCCATCCGTtacttaggctggtgccaatgggggCGGGAGTGGAGGCGGTATCGCCCGGCTTggggcgggaggcgggcgggAGTGGGGGGGGACGCGAGCGCGGGGCGCTGGGGCTGGCgccgggcggtaccgcccgctgCCGCCCGGCTACCGCCCGCGTTGGGGGCGACAGCGAGGCGAGAGAGGGGCGATAGCGGTGCTAATGGGGGCGGTAGGGAGGCggtagggaggagagagaagtgagagctggcactatagccctgtgcattggcaccgtggggtgagagtggggtgagagtgaagaaaaaagctgacgtggcgggtgagagtggggtggtgcattagcaccagccttaGGTCCATTCCCTTGCAAACTCCGATAACAAGAAATTGAAAGCAGTTGCTTAGGTCCATTCCCACCATGGCTATACATGTTTGTATGCACTCTGACAACAATAAAACATGTGTATTATGTAGATGCATCCTAATTTTAACAAATGTGAAACATCAGAAAATCTCATCGCCATTTTCCCCATGAAAGGCTTACCTATCTCAGTTCATCTTCCCGGCCCCTCCGATCCACGGCTTGTCCCAAACTTTGACTTGTTTTCATCTCCTGCTTCGACACTTTGACTACTCCGGGCTGCTCTGCTCTGttcccatggcggcggcggcgggcgagcCGGAGGTGATCCGGGACAAGGCGGCGATGCGGGCGTGGTCGCGCCGCCGCCGGGCGGAGGGCAGGACGGTCGTGCTCGTGCCCACCATGGGCTTCCTCCACGAGGGCCACCTCTCCCTCGTCTCCGAGGCTGCGGCCATAGCCGGCCCTATCGCTGTGGTCGTCTCCATCTACGTCAACCCCAGCCAGTTCGCGCCCACCGAGGACCTTGCCACATACCCCTCCGACCTCGCCGGGGACCTCCGCAAGCTCGCCTCCACCGGCGCCGTCCACGCCGTCTTCAACCCGCCGGACCTCTACGTCCGCGGCGGTACCGCCGTCGGTGCTTCCGCGGGTGCGGCTGTCTCCTGCCTGGATGCGGCGGTGGGTGGTGACGGCCACGAGACGTGGATTCGGGTGGAGCGGCTGGAGAAGGGGCTGTGCGGGAGCAGCCGGCCCGTCTTCTTCCGTGGAGTGGCCACCGTGGTGGCCAAGTTGTTCAACATCGTCGAGCCCGACGTCGCCGTGTTCGGGAAAAAGGATTACCAGCAGTGGCGACTCATCTGCCGAATGGTAATTGACCGATTTGACATCACTCTGCATTTGTAGTCTGTTCTCATGTTTCGCAATCATGTTACCTAATTTATCCTGTTTGTCGCAAAAGTGAATGTCAATGTGCAATCTAAATATATTCTCAGTGTAAGTTGTTTTTTGTCGGTTCTCATCTTGTACTTGCCCTCTTCCTGTGTTAAGGTTGTTCTCTCACAGCCAGCCTTATTTTCTGGGCAGTTTGATAACCTGATGCATAATTTTGGACAGCGCCTAATGGATATTTGGGGGAGATTTTGCTACGACTAAATAATCAATTTGAATCAATTATCCCATGGATACCTTGTCTGTCTCTGTTTCTGTTTCGATGCTTCAGGCCTTCAGTCACATTTTTCAAATGATGATTCTATTAGTTCAGAGTACTTTCAGTTGCTTCAGTTACTGCGATATGCTCATGTGGTTTTCAGGTTCGTGACCTTGACTTTGCCATAGAGATAATAGGATCAGAAATAGTGCGTGAAGCCGATGGCCTTGCCATGAGCTCTCGCAATGTGCATCTATCACGTGAGGAAAGGGACAAGGTTTGTCTTTTACTTAAACTGATAAATTGTTTTCACCGACTT
This Lolium perenne isolate Kyuss_39 chromosome 1, Kyuss_2.0, whole genome shotgun sequence DNA region includes the following protein-coding sequences:
- the LOC127323541 gene encoding pantoate--beta-alanine ligase, translated to MAAAAGEPEVIRDKAAMRAWSRRRRAEGRTVVLVPTMGFLHEGHLSLVSEAAAIAGPIAVVVSIYVNPSQFAPTEDLATYPSDLAGDLRKLASTGAVHAVFNPPDLYVRGGTAVGASAGAAVSCLDAAVGGDGHETWIRVERLEKGLCGSSRPVFFRGVATVVAKLFNIVEPDVAVFGKKDYQQWRLICRMVRDLDFAIEIIGSEIVREADGLAMSSRNVHLSREERDKALSINRSLVNARTAALNHSNSASEHIKKQIVQTLTEAGGQVDYVEIVEQESLVPVETIDRPVTICVAAFFGKVRLIDNIEIHPRS